From the genome of Spartobacteria bacterium:
GGTTTCAGCGATAGCATAGAAATGGATTATCTCTAATGGCAGAAGAATTAAATAGAAACGGAAAGCTATTCCTGCGTGAACCGCGAATCATGGTCATCGGCGTGGGCGGGGCTGGTATTTACGCAATTGAACAGATCGAAAAAGCATTGGAAACGAATGTCACACTGGCGGTCATCGATTCCGATGCAAGACGACTGGCTGCCTACGCCGGAGAGGCACATCAAATCCATCTTACCCACCGTCTGATCGAAAAGGCGGAACAGGATCGCGAAAAAGAGACCATTACCAAACGTCCCCCCGCAGATATCCGTGATGATATGGAGCCGTTGCTGGAGGGCATCGACATGGTATTTATCGTTGCAGGACTGGGGCGTAGAACGGGCACCTATGCCATACCGCTTATTGCTCAGATCTGCCGGCATTATGAAAAGCTGACGATGGCCTTTGTATCCATGCCCTTTTCTTTCGAAGGGCACGAGATGTACACGGAAGCCAAGAACGGGTTGCTGCGCCTCAAACAGGTGGCCGATACCGTAACGGTGATTCCCGGAGAGCGGATAATGAATATGACCAACACCCATACCAGTGTGCAGGCGGCTTTTGCTGTTCTGGGTAATGCGCTGTGTAACAGTGTGCGGGCTGTTAAGACGCTGCTGGGTGAATCAGGTTTGATGAATGTTGATTTCTATCATTTCAAACAGCTTGTCAGTAACGGCGGCGAATTACTCATGGTGTCGACCACTGCAGAGGGGGAAGCGAGGGCACATCAGGGGATGATCAAGATACTAGACCATTCCCTGTTTTCCACTCGCGAAACACTGGCAAAGGCTCATGGTGCCATTTTGGGGATTTTAGGCGGGCCAGATTTAAAAATGATCGAAGTGCGCTCTGCCATTGAACGCATGACAGAGCAGTTACCCGATGATGCCAGACTATTCTGGGGTATACATATTCATGCTGACATGAAAGGGAAAATGGGATTTCTGCTATTCATCCCGGAAACACTGGCGGTGATGCCCAAAAAAGTGGAAATGGAATCGCAGCCCGATTACGACGGTGAAATGGATGAAAAGACCGGTGTGCCGGCCAAGGTGGTCACTGCGGGGGTTGCCAGAATGAAAAAAAACAAGTCAGTACAGTCACGTTTGCAGCTTGAGCCTATTGGACGTGGAAAATTCAAAGATGTGGAGCCCACCATTTGGGAAGGGGAAGACCTGGATGTTCCCACCTTTATGCGCCGTCAAATTACACTCAGTGCCGAATATAGCCATATGTAAGCGATGATGGTATGCATACAGCAGCGATTCCACAGAGCGGTGATGAGCTACGTCCGGCATGGGGGATGTAATGGTATTGCGACCTATCACTGACAAAAATGCGCCGCCACAGGAAACCCTTGAGGGCACAGTGGAGCGGGTCACCTTTCACAGCGAAGAAAGCGGATTCTGCGTATTGCGGGTGAAATGTGCAGGGGTGCGGGATGTTACCACGGTGGTGGGAACCTTACCCAATGTGGTTCCGGGGGAAATGATCACCGCACAGGGGGCGTGGGTCATGAGCAAAGACCATGGCCGTCAGTTTAAAAGTGAAAAACTGGAAACGCAGCCTCCGGAATCGTTAAAGGGCATCGAACGTTTTTTAGGATCCGGGCTGATCAAAGGGATTGGCCCGGTTTATGCCGCGAAACTGGTAGAAAAATTCGGGAAAGGCGTCTTTGATATCATTGAGAACAGGTCGGCGGTGCTGGAACAGATTGAGGGGATTGGCCCGATTCGCCGTTTACGTATCAAAGAAAGCTGGAAACAAACCAAAACGATTCGCGCCATCATGTCGTTTCTCATGGCGCATGGTGTCAGTACGGCCCGTGCTTTTCGCATCTATAAGACCTACGGCGATGAAGCCATACAACTGGTTCGGGAAGATCCCTATCGATTAAGTCGCGATATCCGGGGGATCGGATTCAAATCAGCCGATCAGATTGCCATGCATCTCGGCATAGAAAAAGACAGTGATATACGCGCCCGTGCAGGGGTTGAGCATATTTTAAGAGAAGTGACGACGGAAGGTCATTGCGCCTTTTTACGAGCTGACCTGGTGGTCCGTGCGGCAGAAATTCTCGATATATCCGATGAGATCATCCAGTCGGCTATTGATTACGGGGTCGAAAATAAACGACTGGTCACCTGGGTTGATCCGCTGGCCGGTGGCGAATACATTTATTTGTGCACCTTGTTTGAGGCGGAAGTATCGTTGAGTGCCACCCTGCTGACGTTGTCAGAAGGCCGGCATCCTTTCCACACCAATGCGTTGGAGGCCGCAGTGGACTGGAGCGAAAAGCAGATGGGCATCCAGTTTGATCCCGCGCAGAAGCAGGCGGTCACTCAGGCGATGTTATCGAAAGTATTGGTGATCACAGGCGGGCCAGGCGTGGGGAAAACCACGATTATTCAGGCGGTGAAACTGCTGTTTGAAGCAAAAAAACTGACT
Proteins encoded in this window:
- a CDS encoding ATP-dependent RecD-like DNA helicase — translated: MVLRPITDKNAPPQETLEGTVERVTFHSEESGFCVLRVKCAGVRDVTTVVGTLPNVVPGEMITAQGAWVMSKDHGRQFKSEKLETQPPESLKGIERFLGSGLIKGIGPVYAAKLVEKFGKGVFDIIENRSAVLEQIEGIGPIRRLRIKESWKQTKTIRAIMSFLMAHGVSTARAFRIYKTYGDEAIQLVREDPYRLSRDIRGIGFKSADQIAMHLGIEKDSDIRARAGVEHILREVTTEGHCAFLRADLVVRAAEILDISDEIIQSAIDYGVENKRLVTWVDPLAGGEYIYLCTLFEAEVSLSATLLTLSEGRHPFHTNALEAAVDWSEKQMGIQFDPAQKQAVTQAMLSKVLVITGGPGVGKTTIIQAVKLLFEAKKLTIVMCAPTGRAAKRMFETTGNQAKTIHRLLGFDPKKGGFIHNERNPLEGDVFIVDEASMLDLQLAWSLIRSIPKKAVLVLVGDVNQLPSVGPGSVLSDIIESEAIAVCSLTKVFRQAAQSDIICNAHRINQGLMPVFKEKGHAADCFMAVANEPEDGVEKIIRLIRDAIPQRFGMDPRSDVQVLCPMRRGVLGSQNLNAVIQQAVNGRSKAIERFGYRFAVGDKVMQTENDYDKDVFNGDIGMIHAINTEEQELTVTYDDRRVSYDFMELDEIVPAYAITIHKSQGSEYPCVIMPVHTQHYVMLQRNLIYTGLTRGRRLVVLVGTAKALSIAVKRQDSRKRITFLRYRLSYARARS